The following are encoded together in the Naumannella cuiyingiana genome:
- a CDS encoding ribose-5-phosphate isomerase yields MSEGLRIVVGGDDAGYEYKEMIKADLAADGRVAEVLDVGVGADQHTPYPSVAIAAGEMINDGAADRAILICGTGLGVAISANKVPGIRAVTAHDSYSVERSILSNDAQVLCMGQRVIGRELARRLAAEWIGYTFDPASASAEKVAVLTEYETAGGRAG; encoded by the coding sequence ATGAGTGAAGGGCTGCGGATCGTGGTCGGCGGGGACGACGCCGGCTATGAATACAAGGAGATGATCAAGGCCGACCTGGCCGCCGACGGCCGGGTCGCCGAGGTGCTCGACGTCGGTGTCGGCGCCGACCAGCACACCCCCTATCCGAGCGTCGCGATCGCCGCCGGGGAGATGATCAACGACGGAGCCGCCGACCGGGCAATCCTGATCTGCGGCACCGGCCTCGGCGTCGCGATCTCCGCGAACAAGGTGCCGGGGATCCGCGCCGTCACCGCCCACGACTCCTACTCGGTCGAGCGGTCGATTCTCAGCAACGACGCGCAGGTGCTGTGCATGGGCCAGCGGGTGATCGGTCGCGAGCTGGCCCGGCGCCTGGCGGCCGAGTGGATCGGCTACACCTTCGACCCGGCCAGCGCGTCGGCGGAGAAGGTCGCCGTGCTGACCGAGTACGAGACCGCGGGCGGCCGCGCAGGCTAG
- the nusB gene encoding transcription antitermination factor NusB — protein MAADPAAGHEPAPGPERRGPRAKLSTRSKARKHALDILFAAELRGFDPARLLADQIAAADPPVRDFTRELVRGVIDNADQIDSALRESLSSGWSLERMPRVDRIAARLGVYEILHTDVADDIAIAEAVALAGDLSTDDSPAFLSGVLGRVAQRS, from the coding sequence GTGGCCGCCGATCCCGCGGCGGGGCACGAACCCGCGCCGGGCCCGGAGCGGCGCGGCCCACGGGCGAAGCTGTCCACCCGCTCGAAGGCGCGTAAGCACGCCCTGGACATCTTGTTCGCCGCGGAGCTGCGCGGTTTCGACCCGGCGCGGCTGCTGGCCGACCAGATCGCGGCGGCCGACCCGCCGGTGCGCGACTTCACCCGGGAGTTGGTGCGCGGGGTGATCGACAATGCCGACCAGATCGACTCCGCCCTGCGCGAGTCGCTGTCCAGCGGCTGGAGCCTGGAGCGGATGCCCCGCGTCGACCGGATCGCTGCCCGCCTGGGCGTCTACGAGATCCTGCACACCGATGTCGCCGACGACATCGCCATCGCCGAGGCCGTCGCGCTGGCCGGCGACCTGTCCACCGACGACTCGCCCGCCTTCCTCAGCGGCGTACTCGGCCGGGTCGCCCAACGCTCCTGA
- the efp gene encoding elongation factor P translates to MASTNDIKNGMVLDLDGQLWQVLWFQHHKPGKGNAVVRTKLKNVLSGKVVDKTFNSDSKVDTANVDRREMQYLYHDGAGFVFMDTATYDQMTIPDAVVGDAKDFLLEEALATVALHQDNPLSIELPTSVELEITYTEPGLQGDRSTGGTKPATLQTGKQIQVPLFLTTGERVKVDTRTGEYLSRV, encoded by the coding sequence GTGGCATCCACCAACGACATCAAGAACGGCATGGTCCTCGACCTGGACGGTCAGTTGTGGCAGGTGCTGTGGTTCCAGCACCACAAGCCGGGCAAGGGCAATGCGGTCGTGCGGACGAAGCTCAAGAATGTGCTGTCCGGCAAGGTGGTCGACAAGACCTTCAACTCCGACTCCAAGGTCGACACGGCCAATGTCGACCGCCGCGAGATGCAGTACCTCTACCACGATGGTGCGGGCTTCGTGTTCATGGACACCGCCACCTACGACCAGATGACCATCCCGGACGCCGTGGTCGGCGACGCGAAGGACTTCTTGCTGGAGGAGGCGCTGGCCACCGTCGCGCTGCACCAGGACAACCCGCTGTCGATCGAGCTGCCCACCTCGGTCGAGCTGGAGATCACCTACACCGAGCCCGGGCTGCAGGGGGACCGCTCCACCGGCGGCACCAAGCCCGCCACGCTGCAGACCGGCAAGCAGATCCAGGTTCCGCTGTTCCTGACGACCGGGGAGCGGGTCAAGGTCGACACCCGTACCGGTGAATACCTGAGCCGGGTCTGA